The Candidatus Eremiobacteraceae bacterium genome window below encodes:
- a CDS encoding metalloregulator ArsR/SmtB family transcription factor, producing MKAYGKAFDALGDPTRRAILEQLMRGPLAVVDLASRVPISRPAVSQHLRVLKEARLVHDRQSGARRIYQISPDGIAKMRAYLDTFWERALEQLKVSAENQTRKGKL from the coding sequence GTGAAGGCTTACGGTAAGGCGTTTGACGCCCTGGGCGACCCGACCCGGCGCGCCATTCTCGAACAACTGATGCGCGGACCACTCGCGGTTGTTGACTTGGCGAGCCGCGTTCCGATTAGCCGGCCAGCGGTGTCGCAGCACCTGCGCGTGCTGAAGGAGGCGCGCCTCGTGCACGATCGTCAGTCCGGCGCTCGCCGCATCTACCAGATCAGCCCTGATGGTATCGCAAAGATGCGCGCCTATCTGGATACGTTTTGGGAACGCGCGCTCGAGCAACTCAAGGTAAGTGCCGAGAATC